Genomic window (Escherichia fergusonii ATCC 35469):
GGTATCCATGATGGTTTGCTGGAAGGCGTGACCCATATGCAAACTGCCGGTGACGTTCGGCGGCGGGATCATGATGCAGAAACTTTCCTGGCTTTCATCGCCATTAGGCTTAAAGTAGCCCTGCTTTTCCCAGTGCTCGTAAAGCGGCTGTTCGATATCTTGTGGGTTGTATGTCTTTTCCATTATTTCCAGGTTGCCGTATTCAGGTTGAAACCAGCCACGCGGTAGGCTTTATAGCGTTCGCGCGCCAGTTGTTTCAGAGAATCTTCATAAGGAACGAAGTCTACCACTTCTGTGAAAGCGGTGGCAAAATCTGCAAAGCTTGTTCGCAGACTAATCAATATATCGCGCGGGCTGCTGCTACGCTTTTGTGGCCAGGCGATCTCCACCGGCGCACCGCCGCGCGGTCCTTCTCCCGCTAAATTATGCGGAACAAAGCTTTCTGCCGGACGCGCCCACAGGGCTTCATCCAGCCGGTAAGCCTGCTTTTCATCTTCACAGGCGATGAGCACGCGCTTACCGCTGCGCCAACGTTCTGCGGCAATTTCACACACCAGCTGCTCAACGGCGCTTAAGCCATCGACGGTGGTGTCATTGTCCAGAAGGTAGAACGTTGCGTTTTTCATAAATTCGCTTATTTGCAGAAAAGTTGTTGGTGCAATCACGGCTGTGAAAAGCACACGTTGGTTAGTCAGATGGCTTCAATAGAGACTGATTCGGCGATGATGTTAAAAATATCATCATAGGTTGCCAGAAAATAGTGATGGCAACTCGCTGGATCAACATCACTTCGCGGTAGAAATGATGACATCAATCGGGAATCAAATAATTCACCAAAATTTCCGGTGATGCAATTCCAGTCAAACAAATAGCCATTACCTGCCGTGCGCTCAAAACTATCAAGCTCCGCACAACAAGAAAAAAGCATTCCTTTGAATATTAGACAGAATTTTGTGTCGTCATTTCGTTCCACGATGATTTCAAGACGTGATCCACGCTGTTTTGCTTCAACGAGAAATAAACTGTCCCGCGCAAATCCAGCCTGAAGACACTCATCATGCGCAACAAATCTAGCCATCGGATCCCTGATTTGCAGCCGGATGAACATAGCGCCATCCGGCTATACGATTACTCTTCGCCGTTAAACCCGGCGCGGTTGAGCAGGAACTGTGCCAGCAACGCCACCGGGCGACCGGTTGCGCCTTTCGCCTTACCAGAACGCCAGGCGGTACCGGCGATATCCAGGTGCGCCCAGTTATACTTACGGGTAAAGCGCGACAGGAAGCAACCAGCGGTAATCGCCCCGCCAGGACGACCGCCAATGTTCGCCATATCGGCAAAATTGGACTCCAGTTGTTCCTGATACTCGTCACCCAGCGGTAAACGCCATGCGCGGTCACCGGATTGTTCAGACGCGGCAATCAGCTCATGGGCCAGCGGATTGTGGTTCGCCATCAGACCGGTAATGTGATGACCCAGCGCGATCACGCAGGCACCAGTCAACGTCGCCACGTCAATAACCGCTTCCGGCTCAAAACGCTCAACGTAAGTTAACACGTCGCACAGTACCAGACGGCCTTCGGCGTCGGTGTTCAGCACTTCAACGGTTTGACCGGACATGGTGGTTAACACATCGCCCGGACGATAGGCACGTCCGCCAGGCATGTTTTCGCAGCCTGCCAGCACGCCAATAACGTTAATCGGCAGTTGCAGCTCTGCGACCATACGCATCACGCCGTAAACCGCCGCCGCACCGCACATATCGTACTTCATCTCATCCATGCCTTCTGAAGGCTTGATGGAGATACCGCCGGAGTCGAAGGTCAAACCTTTACCCACCAGCACGATTGGGCGTGCATCTTCCGACGCGTTGCCTTTGTACTCAATCACCGACATCAGCGATTCGTTTTGCGAACCCTGACCAACCGCCAGATAGGAATGCATCCCCAGCTCTTTCATCTGCTGTTCGCCGATAACGCGGGTAATGACATTCTTGCTGTAGCTGTCAGCCAACTGGCGCGCCTGAGAGGCGAGGTAAGCGGCATTACAAATATTCGGCGGCATATTGCCGAGATCTTTCGCTGCTTTAATCCCGGCGGCAATCGCCAGACCGTGCTGGATCGCGCGCTCGCCGCTGGTCAGTTCACGGCGGGTCGGCACGTTGAAGACCATCTTACGCAGCGGACGACGCGGCTCGCTCTTGTTCGTTTTCAGCTGATCGGAACTGTAGAGCGTCTCTTTTGCCGTCTCGACAGCCTGACGCACTTTCCAGTAGTTGTTGCGGCCTTTAACGTGCAGTTCGGTCAGGAAACAGACCGCTTCCATTGAGCCAGTATCATTCAGCGTGTTAATGGTTTTCTGAATGACTTGTTTGTACTGGCGCTCATCGAGTTCACGTTCTTTACCGCAACCGATGAGGAGAATTCGCTCGGAAAGTACATTTGGAACATGGTGCAGCAACAGTGTCTGCCCCGGTTTTCCTTCCAGTTCGCCCCGACGTAGCAGGGCGCTGATGTACCCATCGCTGATTTTATCGAGCTGTTCTGCAATCGGAGAAAGGCGACGTGGTTCGAAGACGCCCACGACGATGCAGGCACTCCGCTGTTTCTCCGGGCTACCGCTTTTTACACTAAACTCCATGCACTACGCTCCTGAATCTTAAAGACAACAGCAGTGGCTACGGATAGAATTGCAAGCTTTCGTAACTCATATCCGCTGTTGCGGTGACTTCGTGTTAATCTTAACGTTATTACGGTACTGGCACGTCAGAATAAATTCTGCGAGCGCAATCCGCTGAGTATAAATATCTTAGCGATGATTTCGACGACTCAAGAGAATAAATGACGTTTAAGCCATGAAACAAGCTAAATTCGTACAAAAGACGGGTTTTTACGGGCGTATTAAAAGTGATAATCATAAGATATCTGGTGCGGGAGACGCTCAAAAGCCAGCTGGCGATACTCTTCATCTTGCTTTTGATCTTCTTTTGTCAAAAGTTAGTGAGGATCCTCGGCGCGGCGGTTGATGGCGACATTCCTGCAAATCTGGTGCTTTCCCTGCTGGGATTAGGCGTGCCCGAAATGGCGCAGCTCATTTTGCCTCTCAGTCTGTTCCTTGGGCTGCTGATGACGCTGGGCAAACTTTATACCGAAAGTGAAATAACGGTAATGCATGCCTGTGGACTGAGCAAAGGCGTGCTGGTTAAAGCTGCAATGATCCTGGCGTTATTTACTGGCATCGTTGCGGCAATCAACGTGATGTGGGCTGGCCCATGGTCGTCCCGACATCAGGATGAAGTTCTCGCAGAAGCCAAAGCCAATCCCGGAATGGCAGCTCTGGCGCAAGGGCAATTCCAACAGGCGACGAACGGCAGTGCTGTTTTGTTTATTGAAAGCGTTGACGGTAGCGATTTCAAAGATGTTTTTCTGGCGCAGATTCGCCCGAAAGGCAACGCCCGCCCTTCTGTAGTCGTAGCGGATTCCGGACATTTAACTCAACTACGTGACGGCTCTCAGGTCGTTACCCTCAATCAGGGTACGCGCTTCGAAGGTACGGCATTACTGCGCGATTTCCGCATTACCGACTTCCAGGATTACCAGGCGATTATTGGTCACCAGGCAGTGGCGTTAGATCCAAACGATACTGATCAAATGGACATGACCACGCTGTGGAACACGGACAGTGATCGTGCCCGCGCGGAACTGAACTGGCGGCTTACGTTGATATTCACCGTGTTTATGATGGCGTTGATGGTTGTGCCGCTGAGTGTGGTAAACCCGCGTCAGGGGCGTGTGTTATCAATGTTGCCAGCGATGCTGTTGTATCTGCTGTTCTTCCTGATCCAAACATCGCTGAAATCTAATGGCGGCAAGGGCAAGCTGGATCCGACGCTATGGATGTGGACCGTTAACCTGATTTATCTGGCCCTGGCGATTGCTCTTAACCTTTGGGATACGGTGCCAGTACGCCGTCTGCGTGCCAGTTTTACGCGTAAAGGAGCGGTGTGATGCAACCTTTTGGTGTACTTGACCGCTATATCGGTAAAACCATTTTCACCACCATCATGATGACGCTGTTCATGCTGGTGTCGCTGTCGGGCATTATCAAGTTTGTTGATCAGCTGAAAAAGGCCGGGCAGGGGAGCTACGATGCGTTAGGCGCAGGAATGTATACCCTGCTTAGTGTGCCGAAAGATATCCAGATCTTCTTCCCTATGGCGGCCCTGCTGGGCGCATTGTTGGGGCTGGGGATGCTGGCGCAGCGCAGTGAACTGGTGGTGATGCAGGCTTCTGGCTTCACCCGTATGCAAGTCGCGTTGTCGGTAATGAAAACCGCGATACCGCTGGTATTACTGACTATGGCGATTGGTGAATGGGTCGCACCGCAAGGTGAGCAGATGGCACGTAACTACCGTGCGCAGGCGATGTACGGCGGATCGCTACTCTCTACTCAGGAAGGTCTTTGGGCGAAAGACGGCAAAAACTTTGTCTATATCGAACGTGTTAAAGGTGAAAAAGAGTTAGGCGGTATTAGCATTTATGCCTTTAACGATCAGCGTCGCCTGCAATCTATTCGTTATGCCGCTTCTGCGACGTTTGATCCTGACAACAAAGTCTGGCGTCTGTCGCAGGTTGATGAATCTGACCTGACCAATCCAAAACAGATCACCGGCTCACAGACCGTGAGCGGCACCTGGAAAACCAACCTCACGCCGGACAAACTGGGCGTGGTGGCGCTGGACCCGGATGCACTCTCCATCAGTGGTTTGCACAACTACGTGAAGTATCTGAAGTCGAGCGGTCAGGACGCCGGACGTTATCAGCTCAATATGTGGAGCAAAATCTTCCAGCCGCTTTCTGTGGCGGTGATGATGCTGATGGCATTGTCGTTTATCTTCGGCCCACTGCGTAGTGTACCGATGGGCGTGCGCGTGGTCACCGGTATCAGCTTCGGTTTTGTCTTCTATGTACTGGACCAGATCTTCGGTCCATTGACGCTGGTTTATGGCATCCCGCCGATTATCGGCGCGTTGCTGCCAAGCGCCAGCTTCTTCTTAATCAGCTTGTGGTTGTTGATGCGTAGAGCGTAACCGGACCAATAAATAAAGGGAGCGAAAGCTCCCTTTTGGATCGTTGATAAAGTGCGCTTTGTTTATGTCTGATGCGGTGTGAACGCCTTATGTTTACCCTTGCACAGGTCTGATAAGACGCGGCAAGCGTCGCATCAGGCAAGCTATTTAATAAACGTAAACGCCGTGGTTACCCGCTTCACGCCGCTCACCCGGCTGGCAATATCTGCCGCCGCTTTTGCTTCACGTTCAGTCACCAGCCCCATCAGGAACACTTCACCGTTTTCGGTGGTCACTTTCACGTTGGACGATTTCACCAGATCGCTGGTTAAGAGCTGCGAACGCACTTTGGTGGTGATCCACGTATCGTTAGACGCTTCGCCCAGACCAATCGGCTGGCCCTGACGAATCTCGTTATACACTTCGTTGGCACCGTCTACGCCCATCGCAATTTGTTTAGCGCGAGCCGAAAGTTCAGAGTTTGGTGACTGCCCTACCAGCAGCACTTTGCCCTGATACGCCGTGACATTAATACGGGTTTCTTTCTTAATCTGTTCGTCTTTCGACAATGCACTGTTTACGCGCACTTCCAGGGTACCATCGTCCACCTGGGTGCCGACACTGCGTGGGTCAGTTGCGGCTTTGGTACCCACAGCAGCGGTACCCACTACGGCAGCGGCAACGCAACCTTGCAACAGCAGCGCGGAAAGAAGGACTGCGATTGGCGATAATGCCTTCATGTATTCTCCTTAAACATCCTGGTGAGGGAAAAGCGTGTTATCGATCAGATCGCACAGGCAATTTACCGTCAGCATATGCATCTCCTGAATGCGAGCACTACGATGCGAAGGAATGCGGATTTCCACGTCCTGTGGCCCTAACAAACCTGCAAGTTCGCCGCCGTCATAACCGGTCAATGCCACAATGGTCATATCACGCGTAACGGCGGCTTCAACTGCTTTAACAATATCGCGGCTGTTGCCACGGGTGGAAATGGCTAATAACACATCTCCCGCATGACCCAGCGCCCGCACTTGTTTTGCATACACTTCATCATGCAAACGATCGTTGGCAATCGCCGTTAAGACAACATTATCAGTATTTAGTGCAATGGCAGGTAAGCTGGGCCGCTCCGTTTCGAAACGGTTGATCATGCTGGCAGCAAAATGCTGTGCATTGGCAGCGGAAGTTCCATTACCACAACAGAGGATTTTGTTGCCATTGAGCAGAGACTGAACCAGCGTCATGGCTGCACGGGAGATGGCATCCGGAAGCGCCTCTGCCGCCGCAATTTGAGTTTGAATGCTTTCAGTGAAGCAAGCTTTAATTCTTTCTTGCACGCTAATCCTTAAACCTTAATTATGAGTGGTCATTAAAGGCATCCTTAATCCACTCAACCTCATTCCCGGTGAAGGCTACCACATCGAACCGGCAATCCACAGTATCAAAACTCCCATTATGACGCGCGAGCCACAAGCGGGCAGTCTGTAATAATTTGTGTTGTTTGCTGCGGGTCACACTGGCCGCCGCACCGCCGTAAAGGGCAGATCGGCGGTAACGCACCTCGACAAAAACGGTGGTCTGGCCTTCACGCATTATCAGATCGATCTCGCCGCCACGCTCGTTCACGTTAGCGGCGACAAACCGCAGTCCTTTGCCTTCCAGCCAGCGACGCGCTTGTACTTCCCACGCATCGCCGGTTTGTTTAGTGGTTAACTGGCGGGGACTACCTGACCTTGTTGGTACTGTAGCCATGATAACTTCCTGTTAATCACGCAATCCGGGTTCGCCGTCAGGCTGCCGGTATTGCCGTTGATTTCAAAACCCTGAATCTGGCGCATTTGTGAGAAATGATTTGCCAGCGACCAGGCATCGACGCCCATCGCAAACATGCGAGCCAGTGAATAATCGTTATTCACCGCGCTGAGTGCCTGCTGCATTAACGGCAGATTACCGCCTGCCAGCATCGGGATTTCGCTGTACTGCAGACCTTCCATCTCCAGTCGGAAATCCGGGCCAGCGGTGCCTTGTGCGCTACGGGAACTGGCGTACAGCGTCGCACCGCTGTGACTGCCGTTACGCATGGCGATCATCGGTTTGATAAAGGCGATTTCGCCCGGCGTTGCCACAATGTAGACCGCATCGACACGACCGCCATTGTTAGTGAATTGAGCGTCGGTGGGTGTCGTTTGCAGGGTTGGGTTACCCGTTGCCGCGCCAGAATCGACAGTCATGCTGGTGGCTACCGGACTACCCGTTAACGCAATCCCTGAACCACCATTCACGCCCGCGCGTAATTCATTGGTGGAACCAAATTTCTGCTGTAAAACCGTGCCGCCGCCCAGTTTCTGCCACTCCTGCGCAAATGCATTGGCTACACGATCACCCAACGAACTGCGCGGGATCAGCACCAGCGGCGCTTGTTTACCCTGGTCACGAATATGACGCGCCGCATCGCGCGCTTCATCTTCTGGCGACAGCGCGAAGTAACAGATATTGGCGCGGTTTTCGATATTTTCCGGCTGATTCAGTGCCAGCACGTTCAGTGGAGTGTTGCTCTTAAGCAACTCTTCAACGTTATTTTTCAGCAGCGGACCGACCACAATGCTCGCGCCATCCTGCTGGACCTGGCTTAAGATCTGGCTAAGCGGTTGTGATGAGGTATCGTAGATTTTCAGTTCTGCGGATGGATTTGCTGGCGCGCTTACCGTTGCGGTGGTTGCTGCCGGGGTGCTTACAGGCGCTGGCTGTGCCGCAGGCTGTTCACCAGTCAGATCGCTAACTGAGGCTTGTGCCGGGCTGGCAACGCCATCCATGGTTTGCGGCTGAGGTTGTTCTACTACGTCAGCGGCAGGTGCGGCAGCTACCTGAACCGCCACTGGCTGAGTGCCGATATTTTTCGCCGCTTCAAAGCCTTGCTGAATAGTGCGACCAAATACCGCAGCCTGACCATTGAGTGGAATCAACAGGGCTATTCTATTGGTTGACGCGGGTTTAAATGCTTTTACATTTACCAACTGCGTTGGCAGCATTTTCGCGCCCGGATTGTGCGGATAACGTTTCTGCCAGTCGGCAATCCCGGCTTTCATCATGTCGGGATCGTTACGGTTATCAAACCAGACACGCTGCAGATCCAGCCAGCCTTGCAGAATATTTTCGTCGGCGTTGATCACCAGCGTATTCGCCTGATCCTGCGTCATGGAGGAGAGCGCTTGCCAGGTGGCGTCAATATTTTGCTGTTTTTCTTTTGCACCGAGCAGGGGTTCCTGAGCAATTAACGCGCGCAGTAAATCCAGGGAAGGACGCCCCTGACTGGCATCGATTTTTGCCTGCCAGTAACGCGCCTGCTGGTTTTGTTCTAAATCGGCAGGTGTCATTTTAGCCAGCAAGTTTTGCGCGCCAGCAAAATCTTTCTGCGCCAGTTTAATCTCTGCCGCCAGCAGTGTTTTCTCGCGACGCTGAGAATCGTTCAGTTCTTGCGGTAGTTGGTTAAACAGCTCCACCGCCTGCCCGGTTTTACCTTCGTTCACCAGTGCACGAATGGCGAGTAATTGCCAGTTGATCCTGGTATCATCAGAGCTTTGCTGCATCTGTTGCAGGTAAAAGGCAGAATCAGCCTGCGCCGTTCCCTGCATATAAGCAGTGGACTGATCGGGAGTATGGGTGCCACAACCGGCGAAAATCAGGGCTGCCAGAACAACAGGCAGACAACGCGCGGCTTTCAAACGAGAAGATGTTGAGGGTACCATAATGTATCCAGTGATATTTTTTTTACGCAATGCTCAATATTAAATCGGCAATACGGACGACACAATGAAACAACACCAATCGGCGGATAATTCTCAGGGCCAGCTTTACATCGTACCAACACCGATCGGCAATCTGGCGGATATCACCCAGCGTGCGCTGGAGGTGTTACAGGCTGTAGATCTGATTGCCGCCGAGGATACTCGTCACACCGGTTTATTGCTGCAACATTTTGGGATTAATGCCCGGTTATTTGCGCTTCACGACCATAATGAACAACAAAAAGCCGAAACGCTGCTGGCGAAGCTGAAAGAGGGGCAAAACATTGCGCTGGTTTCCGATGCCGGAACGCCGCTAATTAACGATCCTGGCTACCATCTGGTGCGTACCTGCCGTGAAGCGGGGATTCGCGTGGTGCCACTACCAGGGCCGTGTGCTGCCATCGCGGCATTAAGCGCCGCCGGTCTGCCTTCGGACCGTTTCTGTTATGAAGGCTTCCTGCCGGCCAAATCAAAAGGCCGCCGTGATGCGCTAAAAGCCATTGAAGCGGAGCCGCGCACGCTGATTTTTTATGAATCGACTCACCGTCTGCTAGATAGCCTGGAAGATATCGTTTCGGTATTAGGCGAATCCCGCTACGTGGTTCTGGCGCGTGAGCTGACCAAAACCTGGGAATCTATTCACGGCGCGCCGGTCGGCGAACTGCTGGCGTGGGTGAAGGAAGATGAAAACCGCCGCAAAGGTGAAATGGTGCTGATTGTTGAAGGCCATAAAGCACAGGAAGAAGACTTACCTGCCGATGCCCTGCGCACGTTGGCGCTGTTGCAGGCAGAACTGCCACTGAAAAAAGCGGCGGCGCTGGCAGCAGAAATTCACGGCGTGAAGAAGAATGCACTGTATAAGTATGCGTTGGAGCGGCAGGGCGAGTGATTACAGGCGTCGCAGCAGGAATAGCGCTACAACGCCTGTACCAGGCGAGTTAACGACGACACATCTCATCAATCATGCATGTGAAATGGTTATGCAGCCATAAAAATGAAGCCGGGATAGCGGTAGAGACTTTAGCCGTGAGAAAACGTTCTGTCGCATCCTGCTTTCCTTCGCCAGTCACCAGTAACAAAACTTCGCGGGCATTGAGAATATCCTTCAGGCCTAAAGTGATCCCACGAGTCACGGGACGACCCGCGGTTTTTAACATCTCATGTTGTTGCGTTCTGGCATCAAGCTGGCTGATATGGCTTGCTGGTTGCAGACTTTCTCCCGGTTCGTTCAGCCCAAGATGGCCGTTTTTCCCCAATCCGAGAACGCATAAATCCAGACCACCTTTGCGCGCAATCAGGTTCGTTACCCGTTCGCACTCTGTCTCATTTATCTCTTCGGAGCGAAAGCTGATGAGCTGGTCTTCACGTAGCCCCAGCGGCTGCACGAGATGCTGTTGAAGGAAAGTTTCGCAGGTGCCAGGCATCGTTAATGGCAGATCCACCCATTCGTCGAGCTTCGCGAAGGTCAGTTGGCTGACATCAACCTGCTGCTGGTGGATTTTTTCTACCAGATAATGATACGTCAGTAATGGTGTGGCTCCGGTCGCCAGGCAAATCACGGCATCCGGTTTGCTACGAATCACGGCCAATAAATATTCGCTGGCACGTTCACTTAACGCCGTATAGTTTTCAACTTGCTGAAGGGTTTGCACAGGATGAAATTCCTTTAGTAAAGAGGCACCACCAGACGCAGTGCCTCGTTCCATTTACAAAATGCCGAATGCAGAACAAACAATAGAGAGCACAAAAGTCACGCCGATTAACAGCACCGGATGCGCTTTTTTCACCCGCAGGAAGTAATACATCAGCAGGGTATAGGCCATCGGTAAAATATTTGGAAAGACTTTATCGAAGAAATCCTGCTGCAGGGCGACGCTGTGGGTACTGTCGATGGCAAACGATGTCACCACGTTAATATGTACATACGAAGCGATCAGCCCGCCGATTACCGTGATCCCGAGGATGGTTGCCGAACGGGCAATCATCTGCGAGTTCTCTCGCACTTTATCGATCGCCTTCACGCCGACTGAATAACCGACGTGGGTCCAGCCGACGCGCAGGAAAAAGATAAGCAGGTAAACGGCGAAAAATAGAATCGGCCCCAGCAAGTTTCCCTGGCTGGCAAACGATGAGCAAATCCCCGCCATAATCGGCAACAAAGTAAACCAGAAAATCGCATCACCAATCCCGGCGATTGGGCCAAACAGCGCCACTTTGAGGCCTTTAATGGTGTCGCGGTTTTCTCCTTTTTCTTCCATCGAAATTAATAACCCCATCAGGAATCCGACCAGATTCGGGTGAGTATTAATAAATTCGAGGTTATCTTTCATCGCCGCGCTTAGGCCCGGTTTGTCGTCCTTATAAATCTTTTTCAGGAGCGGCAACATCGCCCAGGTAAAACCGCCCGCCTGCATCCTTTCGTAGTTAAAGCTCGCTTGCAGGAGTGACGAACGAAAGCCCAGACGGGTGATATCTTTTTTACTGATTTCAGATCCCATTGCTGTAGTCCTCTTCTTCATTTTTACTGGCAACGGGCTGCGGTTGCGCTTGCTGCCGGGATTTCGCATTGAAAAACTCATACACCGCAAAGCCTGCACCCAGTACGGCAACTGGCAACAGGTTGCTGACCTGGATGTAGCAAACAAACAAGAAACCGGCGATCAGGTAAGGGATATATTGCGCTTTGAACATCACGCGCAGCAGCAGGCCAAAACCAACGGCAGGCAGAATGCCGCCAGCCACTTCAAAGCCGTGGGTCAGCCAGGCGGGCATCGCTTTCACCAGCGCCTGCATCGCCCCTTGCGCCAGGTAAGTACAGAGGAAAGCAATCACCGCATACGCTGAAGCGACGATGAGCATCGTTGTCCAGTTAAGCCGGGAAAACGCTGCCGTATCCGCCTCTTTCGCACAATTATCGGCTTTGGTCATGAATAATGAGAAAGCGGAATAGAAGAACAGAATGACGTACTGCATTAACAAACTAAACGGCAGCCCAAGGCCAATTGCCGTTTTGGCATCGACGCCCGTAGACCATGCAATGACGGTGGTCATCAGACCCGCCATAATTGGGTTGGGCGGCTGAACACCACCTGCGGGGGTTAATCCGGCGAAAGCCAGCTCTGTCAGGCCACCGGTAATTAAGCCAGTCTGAATATCACCGAGAATAGCACCTGTAAGGGTACAAACGATTATCGGGCGGAATAAAAATAAGGCTTCCAGCCAAAAATCAATCCCCAGAACGAAAACTAACGCCGCCAGGGATAATCCCTGAATTAGGGTTATTTCATGCATTTTTATTACCTCAAACCAGTATTAAGGCGATTTTAAATTTAGTCAGGGATTTGTTCTTTTTGATCACCGGGGACGTCCTGAATAAAAATATTCACACCGCATTGTTTAATAAAGTGTAAGTCCGCGAGATCTTGATCGTCGATATAAACTTTACTGCTGATTTGCTTTTTCCCTTCCGAGAAATGCATATTGCCGACGTTGACATCTTTCAGGTCAATGCCACCTTCTATCAATTTACGTACCGTTTGCGGCGTACGGCAAATCAGGAATATTTTCTGATGCGGTGCAGCTTTGCCGATGACGTTAATGGTTTTTTCGATAGTAAAGAAACGAATGCCAAAGCCATAGGTTTCCGCGGTAATACCCATTAATTTTTGTTGAATATCATCGTTAGCGACAACATCATCCACGACTACTAGCAGATTCGCACCGATGGTAGATGTCCAGGTCACGCCAACCTGACCGTGAACCAGACGGTTATCAATACGGGTTAAGAGAATATTTGGACTGCTCATTGTGTAATCCTCACCATAAAGTTGAATAATATAGTTTTTTTAATATATTATTGTTGTGATATTTTACTGATGTATTTATTAAGGTTTAGTTACCTCCTTTGCTATTAA
Coding sequences:
- a CDS encoding galactosamine-6-phosphate isomerase, which encodes MERGTASGGASLLKEFHPVQTLQQVENYTALSERASEYLLAVIRSKPDAVICLATGATPLLTYHYLVEKIHQQQVDVSQLTFAKLDEWVDLPLTMPGTCETFLQQHLVQPLGLREDQLISFRSEEINETECERVTNLIARKGGLDLCVLGLGKNGHLGLNEPGESLQPASHISQLDARTQQHEMLKTAGRPVTRGITLGLKDILNAREVLLLVTGEGKQDATERFLTAKVSTAIPASFLWLHNHFTCMIDEMCRR
- the rsmI gene encoding 16S rRNA (cytidine(1402)-2'-O)-methyltransferase, translating into MKQHQSADNSQGQLYIVPTPIGNLADITQRALEVLQAVDLIAAEDTRHTGLLLQHFGINARLFALHDHNEQQKAETLLAKLKEGQNIALVSDAGTPLINDPGYHLVRTCREAGIRVVPLPGPCAAIAALSAAGLPSDRFCYEGFLPAKSKGRRDALKAIEAEPRTLIFYESTHRLLDSLEDIVSVLGESRYVVLARELTKTWESIHGAPVGELLAWVKEDENRRKGEMVLIVEGHKAQEEDLPADALRTLALLQAELPLKKAAALAAEIHGVKKNALYKYALERQGE
- the agaC gene encoding PTS galactosamine transporter subunit IIC, with protein sequence MHEITLIQGLSLAALVFVLGIDFWLEALFLFRPIIVCTLTGAILGDIQTGLITGGLTELAFAGLTPAGGVQPPNPIMAGLMTTVIAWSTGVDAKTAIGLGLPFSLLMQYVILFFYSAFSLFMTKADNCAKEADTAAFSRLNWTTMLIVASAYAVIAFLCTYLAQGAMQALVKAMPAWLTHGFEVAGGILPAVGFGLLLRVMFKAQYIPYLIAGFLFVCYIQVSNLLPVAVLGAGFAVYEFFNAKSRQQAQPQPVASKNEEEDYSNGI
- the agaB gene encoding PTS galactosamine transporter subunit IIB codes for the protein MSSPNILLTRIDNRLVHGQVGVTWTSTIGANLLVVVDDVVANDDIQQKLMGITAETYGFGIRFFTIEKTINVIGKAAPHQKIFLICRTPQTVRKLIEGGIDLKDVNVGNMHFSEGKKQISSKVYIDDQDLADLHFIKQCGVNIFIQDVPGDQKEQIPD
- the agaD gene encoding PTS galactosamine transporter subunit IID, which codes for MGSEISKKDITRLGFRSSLLQASFNYERMQAGGFTWAMLPLLKKIYKDDKPGLSAAMKDNLEFINTHPNLVGFLMGLLISMEEKGENRDTIKGLKVALFGPIAGIGDAIFWFTLLPIMAGICSSFASQGNLLGPILFFAVYLLIFFLRVGWTHVGYSVGVKAIDKVRENSQMIARSATILGITVIGGLIASYVHINVVTSFAIDSTHSVALQQDFFDKVFPNILPMAYTLLMYYFLRVKKAHPVLLIGVTFVLSIVCSAFGIL